Proteins encoded together in one Caldicellulosiruptor saccharolyticus DSM 8903 window:
- a CDS encoding IS481-like element ISCsa6 family transposase, producing MNIISYHELRKISPQKARELVRKVFESNNKNVSKTAKILGVSRHTVRRAVYGPLEDKSKKPKSSPKKLSSELENFIVEESKKTGFRYRRLSFYLLRKYGIKISENTIKSILRRNSVARKTKRTKKGERSLYDYETLIPFSEFQLDTKHLLDKESLPKEVYEHMKRYNLPCYEWNIIDVATRTRFTAYSYELSSAFGFMFISLVALWLRTHNVRNIIKIRLDNGAEFCGGSERKLKQWNEMLSFLGVELNPIPPKAKHLMGIIENSHRADDEYFLMIHAERCKTKDEFIQRAQKWQDTWNFFRPHNGKGMNGRTPFEKFIASKSLVSSHIFQFPTLLLEDIMKKVGTFYSLFCNKFGGKYVFTTYLFHFRIVGKNLYISVLLRFFTILSYNNISSSYTI from the coding sequence ATGAATATTATATCATACCACGAACTAAGAAAAATATCCCCTCAAAAAGCTAGAGAATTAGTTCGAAAAGTCTTTGAATCAAATAACAAAAACGTATCAAAAACTGCTAAAATATTAGGTGTATCAAGACATACCGTAAGAAGAGCTGTCTACGGTCCTCTTGAAGATAAATCAAAAAAACCTAAATCTTCTCCCAAAAAGCTTTCTTCTGAACTCGAAAATTTTATTGTCGAAGAGTCTAAAAAAACTGGTTTTAGATATAGACGTTTGTCTTTTTATCTTCTCAGAAAATATGGTATCAAAATAAGTGAAAACACAATAAAGTCAATTCTTAGAAGAAACTCTGTAGCTCGAAAAACAAAAAGAACAAAAAAAGGTGAAAGAAGTCTATACGATTATGAAACTCTTATCCCATTTTCTGAATTTCAGCTTGATACAAAACATCTTTTAGACAAAGAAAGTCTTCCCAAGGAGGTATATGAACATATGAAAAGATACAATTTGCCTTGCTATGAGTGGAACATAATAGATGTTGCAACAAGAACAAGATTTACAGCCTATTCTTACGAACTTTCATCCGCTTTTGGATTTATGTTCATATCCTTAGTTGCATTATGGTTAAGAACTCATAATGTAAGAAATATAATAAAGATCCGATTAGACAATGGAGCAGAATTTTGTGGAGGAAGCGAAAGAAAGTTAAAGCAGTGGAATGAGATGCTGTCATTTTTGGGTGTAGAACTAAATCCTATTCCACCAAAAGCAAAGCATTTAATGGGTATAATTGAAAATTCACATAGAGCTGATGATGAGTATTTTTTAATGATTCATGCTGAAAGATGTAAAACAAAAGATGAATTTATTCAAAGAGCCCAGAAATGGCAAGATACATGGAACTTTTTCAGACCTCATAATGGTAAAGGAATGAACGGGAGGACACCATTCGAAAAATTCATAGCTTCAAAATCTCTGGTCTCCTCCCATATATTTCAATTTCCTACATTACTTCTTGAGGATATTATGAAAAAAGTAGGCACCTTCTATTCTCTGTTCTGTAATAAATTTGGTGGTAAATATGTCTTCACCACGTACCTTTTTCATTTTAGGATAGTAGGAAAAAACCTTTACATATCCGTGTTACTAAGGTTTTTCACAATATTATCTTACAATAATATTTCTTCTTCTTACACTATATAA
- a CDS encoding glycoside hydrolase family 48 protein, translated as MQRYRRIIAMVVTFLFILGVVYGVKPWQEARAGSFNYGEALQKAIMFYEFQMSGKLPNWVRNNWRGDSALKDGQDNGLDLTGGWFDAGDHVKFNLPMSYTGTMLSWAAYEYKDAFVKSGQLEHILNQIEWVNDYFVKCHPSKYVYYYQVGDGGKDHAWWGPAEVMQMERPSFKVTQSSPGSAVVAETAASLAAASIVLKDRNPTKAATYLQHAKDLYEFAEVTKSDSGYTAANGYYNSWSGFYDELSWAAVWLYLATNDSTYLTKAESYVQNWPKISGSNIIDYKWAHCWDDVHNGAALLLAKITDKDTYKQIIESHLDYWTTGYNGERIKYTPKGLAWLDQWGSLRYATTTAFLAFVYSDWSGCPTGKKETYRKFGESQIDYALGSTGRSFVVGFGTNPPKRPHHRTAHSSWADSQSIPSYHRHTLYGALVGGPGSDDSYTDDISNYVNNEVACDYNAGFVGALAKMYLLYGGNPIPDFKAIETPTNDEFFVEAGINASGTNFIEIKAIVNNQSGWPARATNKLKFRYFVDLSELIKAGYSPNQLTLSTNYNQGAKVSGPYVWDSSRNIYYILVDFTGTLIYPGGQDKYKKEVQFRIAAPQNVQWDNSNDYSFQDIKGVSSGSVVKTKYIPLYDEDIKVWGEEPGTSGVSPTPTASVTPTPTPTPTATPTPTPTPTVTPTPTVTATPTPTPTPTSTPTVTPTPTPVSTPATSGQIKVLYANKETNSTTNTIRPWLKVVNSGSSSIDLSRVTIRYWYTVDGERAQSAISDWAQIGASNVTFKFVKLSSSVSGADYYLEIGFKSGAGQLQPGKDTGEIQIRFNKDDWSNYNQGNDWSWIQSMTSYGENEKVTAYIDGVLVWGQEPSGTTPAPTSTPTVTVTPTPTPTPTVTPTPTVTATPTPTPTPTSTPVSTPATGGQIKVLYANKETNSTTNTIRPWLKVVNSGSSSIDLSRVTIRYWYTVDGERAQSAISDWAQIGASNVTFKFVKLSSSVSGADYYLEIGFKSGAGQLQPGKDTGEIQIRFNKDDWSNYNQGNDWSWIQSMTSYGENEKVTAYIDGVLVWGQEPSGATPAPTVTPTPTVTPTPTPAPTPTATPTPTPTPTVTPTPTVAPTPTPSSTPSGLGEYGQRFMWLWNKIHDPASGYFNQDGIPYHSVETLICEAPDYGHLTTSEAFSYYVWLEAVYGKLTGDWSKFKTAWDTLEKYMIPSAEDQPMRSYDPNKPATYAGEWETPDKYPSPLEFNVPVGKDPLHNELVSTYGSTLMYGMHWLMDVDNWYGYGKRGDGVSRASFINTFQRGPEESVWETVPHPSWEEFKWGGPNGFLDLFIKDQNYSKQWRYTNAPDADARAIQATYWAKVWAKEQGKFNEISSYVGKAAKMGDYLRYAMFDKYFKPLGCQDKNAAGGTGYDSAHYLLSWYYAWGGALDGAWSWKIGCSHAHFGYQNPMAAWALANDSDMKPKSPNGASDWAKSLKRQIEFYRWLQSAEGAIAGGATNSWNGRYEKYPAGTATFYGMAYEPNPVYRDPGSNTWFGFQAWSMQRVAEYYYVTGDKDAGALLEKWVSWIKSVVKLNSDGTFAIPSTLDWSGQPDTWNGTYTGNPNLHVKVVDYGTDLGITASLANALLYYSAGTKKYGVFDEEAKNLAKELLDRMWKLYRDEKGLSAPEKRADYKRFFEQEVYIPAGWTGKMPNGDVIKSGVKFIDIRSKYKQDPDWPKLEAAYKSGQVPEFRYHRFWAQCDIAIVNATYEILFGNQ; from the coding sequence ATGCAGCGTTACAGAAGAATTATTGCAATGGTTGTAACCTTTTTATTTATTTTAGGAGTGGTATATGGGGTTAAACCATGGCAGGAGGCTAGGGCTGGTTCGTTTAACTATGGGGAAGCATTACAAAAAGCTATCATGTTTTACGAATTTCAAATGTCTGGTAAACTTCCGAATTGGGTACGCAACAACTGGCGTGGTGATTCAGCATTAAAGGATGGTCAAGACAATGGGCTTGATTTGACAGGTGGATGGTTCGATGCAGGTGATCATGTCAAATTTAACCTTCCAATGTCGTATACTGGCACAATGTTGTCATGGGCAGCATATGAGTACAAAGATGCGTTTGTTAAGAGCGGCCAATTGGAACATATCTTAAACCAAATCGAGTGGGTTAATGACTATTTTGTAAAATGTCATCCAAGCAAATATGTATACTATTACCAGGTTGGAGATGGCGGCAAGGACCATGCATGGTGGGGTCCTGCTGAGGTTATGCAAATGGAGAGACCTTCATTTAAGGTCACCCAGAGCAGTCCAGGTTCTGCGGTAGTAGCAGAGACGGCAGCTTCCTTAGCAGCAGCTTCTATTGTTTTGAAAGACAGAAATCCCACTAAAGCAGCAACATATCTGCAACATGCAAAAGATTTATATGAGTTTGCAGAAGTGACAAAAAGCGATTCTGGTTACACGGCAGCAAATGGATATTATAATTCATGGAGCGGTTTCTATGATGAGCTTTCTTGGGCAGCAGTTTGGTTGTATTTGGCAACAAATGATTCAACATATCTAACAAAAGCTGAGTCATATGTCCAAAATTGGCCAAAAATTTCAGGTAGTAACATAATTGACTACAAATGGGCTCATTGCTGGGATGATGTTCACAATGGAGCGGCATTATTGTTAGCAAAAATTACCGACAAGGATACTTATAAGCAAATTATTGAGAGTCACTTAGATTACTGGACTACAGGATACAACGGCGAAAGGATAAAGTATACTCCGAAAGGATTAGCATGGCTTGATCAATGGGGTTCTTTAAGATATGCGACAACTACAGCGTTTTTGGCATTTGTTTATAGCGATTGGTCTGGTTGCCCAACTGGTAAAAAAGAAACATATAGAAAATTTGGAGAAAGCCAAATTGATTATGCATTAGGCTCAACTGGAAGAAGCTTTGTTGTTGGATTTGGCACAAATCCACCAAAGAGACCTCATCACAGAACTGCTCATAGCTCATGGGCAGACAGTCAGAGTATACCTTCATATCATAGACATACATTATATGGAGCGCTTGTTGGTGGTCCAGGCTCTGATGATAGCTATACAGATGACATTAGCAACTATGTGAATAATGAGGTAGCATGTGACTACAACGCAGGATTTGTTGGTGCATTGGCAAAGATGTACTTATTGTATGGTGGAAATCCAATACCTGACTTCAAAGCCATTGAAACACCAACAAATGACGAGTTCTTTGTTGAAGCTGGTATAAATGCTTCTGGAACAAACTTTATTGAAATTAAGGCGATTGTTAATAATCAGAGTGGTTGGCCCGCAAGAGCAACAAATAAGCTTAAATTTAGATATTTTGTTGATCTGAGCGAATTAATTAAAGCAGGATATTCACCAAATCAATTAACCTTAAGTACCAATTATAATCAAGGTGCAAAAGTAAGTGGACCTTATGTATGGGATTCAAGCAGGAATATATACTACATTTTAGTAGACTTTACTGGCACATTGATTTATCCAGGTGGCCAAGACAAATATAAGAAAGAAGTTCAATTCAGAATTGCAGCGCCACAGAATGTACAGTGGGATAATTCCAACGACTATTCATTCCAAGATATAAAGGGAGTTTCAAGTGGTTCAGTTGTTAAAACAAAATATATACCATTATATGATGAAGATATCAAGGTATGGGGTGAAGAGCCAGGTACATCTGGAGTATCACCAACACCAACTGCAAGTGTAACCCCAACCCCAACACCTACACCGACTGCAACACCAACCCCGACACCTACACCAACAGTAACACCGACACCGACAGTAACAGCAACCCCGACACCAACACCAACACCGACCTCAACACCGACGGTAACACCTACACCTACACCTGTTAGCACACCTGCGACAAGTGGGCAGATAAAGGTACTGTATGCTAACAAGGAGACAAACAGCACGACAAACACGATAAGGCCATGGTTGAAGGTAGTGAACAGTGGTAGCAGTAGCATAGATTTGAGCAGGGTAACGATAAGGTACTGGTACACGGTAGATGGTGAGAGGGCACAGAGTGCGATATCAGACTGGGCACAGATAGGAGCAAGCAATGTAACATTCAAGTTTGTGAAGCTGAGCAGTAGTGTGAGTGGAGCGGACTATTACTTGGAGATAGGATTTAAGAGTGGAGCAGGGCAGTTGCAGCCTGGGAAGGACACAGGAGAGATACAGATAAGGTTTAACAAGGATGACTGGAGCAATTACAATCAGGGGAATGACTGGTCATGGATACAGAGCATGACGAGTTATGGAGAGAATGAGAAGGTAACGGCGTATATAGATGGTGTGCTGGTATGGGGACAGGAGCCGAGTGGAACAACACCTGCGCCGACGTCAACACCGACAGTAACGGTAACACCAACACCAACACCTACACCAACAGTAACACCGACACCGACAGTGACAGCAACCCCGACTCCAACACCGACCCCGACGTCTACACCTGTTAGCACACCTGCGACAGGTGGGCAGATAAAGGTACTGTATGCTAACAAGGAGACAAACAGCACGACAAACACGATAAGGCCATGGTTGAAGGTAGTGAACAGTGGTAGCAGTAGCATAGATTTGAGCAGGGTAACGATAAGGTACTGGTACACGGTGGATGGTGAGAGGGCACAGAGTGCGATATCAGACTGGGCACAGATAGGAGCAAGCAATGTAACATTCAAGTTTGTGAAGCTGAGCAGTAGCGTAAGTGGAGCGGATTATTACTTGGAGATAGGATTTAAGAGTGGAGCAGGGCAGTTGCAGCCTGGGAAGGACACAGGAGAGATACAGATAAGATTTAACAAGGATGACTGGAGCAATTACAATCAGGGGAATGACTGGTCATGGATACAGAGCATGACGAGTTATGGAGAGAATGAGAAGGTAACGGCGTATATAGATGGTGTGCTGGTATGGGGACAGGAGCCGAGCGGAGCGACACCTGCGCCGACAGTGACGCCAACCCCGACAGTGACACCAACTCCGACCCCAGCACCGACCCCGACAGCGACTCCGACACCAACTCCAACACCGACGGTGACACCGACGCCGACAGTGGCTCCGACACCTACACCGAGCAGCACACCGAGCGGTCTTGGAGAATATGGGCAGAGGTTTATGTGGTTGTGGAACAAGATACATGATCCTGCGAGCGGGTATTTTAACCAGGATGGGATACCATATCATTCGGTAGAGACATTGATATGCGAAGCACCTGATTATGGTCATTTGACCACGAGTGAAGCATTTTCGTATTATGTATGGCTTGAGGCAGTGTATGGGAAGTTGACGGGTGATTGGAGCAAGTTTAAGACGGCATGGGATACATTAGAGAAGTATATGATACCGTCGGCTGAAGATCAGCCGATGAGGTCATATGATCCTAACAAGCCAGCGACGTATGCAGGTGAGTGGGAGACACCGGACAAGTATCCATCGCCGCTTGAGTTTAATGTACCTGTTGGGAAGGATCCGTTGCATAATGAGCTTGTGAGCACATATGGTAGCACATTGATGTATGGTATGCACTGGTTGATGGACGTAGACAACTGGTATGGATATGGCAAGAGAGGGGACGGAGTGAGCCGGGCATCATTTATCAACACGTTCCAGAGAGGGCCTGAGGAGTCTGTATGGGAGACTGTACCGCATCCGAGCTGGGAGGAATTCAAATGGGGCGGACCGAATGGATTTTTAGATCTGTTTATTAAGGATCAGAACTATTCGAAGCAGTGGAGGTATACGAACGCACCGGATGCGGATGCGAGAGCTATTCAGGCAACTTACTGGGCGAAGGTATGGGCGAAGGAGCAAGGTAAGTTTAATGAGATAAGCAGCTATGTAGGGAAGGCAGCGAAGATGGGAGACTATTTGAGGTATGCGATGTTTGACAAGTATTTCAAGCCATTAGGATGTCAGGACAAGAATGCAGCTGGAGGAACGGGATATGACAGTGCACATTATCTGTTATCATGGTATTATGCATGGGGCGGGGCATTGGATGGAGCATGGTCATGGAAGATAGGTTGCAGTCATGCGCACTTTGGATATCAGAATCCGATGGCTGCATGGGCATTAGCAAATGATAGTGATATGAAGCCGAAGTCACCGAACGGAGCGAGTGACTGGGCGAAGAGTTTGAAGAGGCAGATAGAATTTTACAGGTGGTTGCAGTCAGCGGAGGGAGCGATAGCAGGAGGCGCGACAAATTCGTGGAATGGCAGGTACGAGAAGTATCCGGCAGGTACAGCGACATTTTATGGGATGGCATATGAACCGAACCCTGTGTATAGGGACCCGGGTAGCAATACATGGTTTGGATTCCAGGCATGGTCGATGCAGAGGGTAGCGGAGTATTACTATGTGACAGGAGATAAAGATGCAGGGGCACTGCTTGAGAAGTGGGTAAGCTGGATAAAGAGTGTAGTGAAGTTGAATAGTGATGGTACATTTGCGATACCATCGACGCTTGATTGGAGTGGGCAGCCAGACACATGGAATGGGACATATACAGGTAATCCGAACTTGCATGTGAAGGTAGTAGATTATGGGACGGATTTAGGAATAACGGCATCACTTGCGAATGCACTACTTTATTACAGTGCAGGGACGAAGAAGTATGGGGTATTTGATGAGGAAGCGAAGAATTTAGCGAAGGAATTGCTGGACAGGATGTGGAAGTTATACAGGGATGAGAAAGGTTTATCGGCGCCAGAGAAGAGAGCGGACTACAAGAGGTTCTTTGAGCAAGAGGTATACATTCCGGCAGGATGGACAGGGAAGATGCCGAATGGAGATGTAATAAAGAGCGGAGTTAAGTTTATAGACATAAGGAGCAAGTACAAACAAGATCCTGATTGGCCGAAGTTAGAGGCGGCATACAAGTCAGGGCAGGTACCGGAGTTCAGATATCACAGGTTCTGGGCACAGTGTGACATAGCAATTGTTAATGCAACATATGAAATTCTGTTCGGTAATCAATAA
- a CDS encoding glycoside hydrolase family 44 protein translates to MRLKTKIRKKWLSVLCTVVFLLNILFIANVTILPKVGAATSNDGVVKIDTSTLIGTNHAHCWYRDRLDTALRGIRSWGMNSVRVVLSNGYRWTKIPASEVANIISLSRSLGFKAIILEVHDTTGYGEDGAACSLAQAVEYWKEIKSVLDGNEDFVIINIGNEPYGNNNYQNWVNDTKNAIKALRDAGFKHTIMVDAPNWGQDWSNTMRDNAQSIMEADPLRNLVFSIHMYGVYNTASKVEEYIKSFVDKGLPLVIGEFGHQHTDGDPDEEAIVRYAKQYKIGLFSWSWCGNSSYVGYLDMVNNWDPNNPTPWGQWYKTNAIGTSSTPTPTSTVTPTPTPTPTPTPTVTATPTPTPTPVSTPATSGQIKVLYANKETNSTTNTIRPWLKVVNSGSSSIDLSRVTIRYWYTVDGERAQSAISDWAQIGASNVTFKFVKLSSSVSGADYYLEIGFKSGAGQLQPGKDTGEIQMRFNKDDWSNYNQGNDWSWIQSMTSYGENEKVTAYIDGVLVWGQEPSGATPAPAPTATPTPTPTVTPTPTVTPTPTVTATPTPTPTPTPTPVSTPATGGQIKVLYANKETNSTTNTIRPWLKVVNSGSSSIDLSRVTIRYWYTVDGERAQSAISDWAQIGASNVTFKFVKLSSSVSGADYYLEIGFKSGAGQLQPGKDTGEIQIRFNKSDWSNYNQGNDWSWIQSMTSYGENEKVTAYIDGVLVWGQEPSGTTPAPTSTPTVTVTPTPTPTPTPTPTPTVTPTPTVTPTPTVTATPTPTPTPIPTVTPLPTISPSPSVVEITINTNAGRTQISPYIYGANQDIEGVVHSARRLGGNRLTGYNWENNFSNAGNDWYHSSDDYLCWSMGISGEDAKVPAAVVSKFHEYSLKNNAYSAVTLQMAGYVSKDNYGTVSENETAPSNRWAEVKFKKDAPLSLNPDLNDNFVYMDEFINYLINKYGMASSPTGIKGYILDNEPDLWASTHPRIHPNKVTCKELIEKSVELAKVIKTLDPSAEVFGYASYGFMGYYSLQDAPDWNQVKGEHRWFISWYLEQMKKASDSFGKRLLDVLDLHWYPEARGGNIRVCFDGENDTSKEVVIARMQAPRTLWDPTYKTSVKGQITAGENSWINQWFSDYLPIIPNVKADIEKYYPGTKLAISEFDYGGRNHISGGIALADVLGIFGKYGVNFAARWGDSGSYAAAAYNIYLNYDGKGSKYGNTNVSANTSDVENMPVYASINGQDDSELHIILINRNYDQKLQVKINITSTTKYTKAEIYGFDSNSPDIRKMGNIDNIESNVFTLEVPNLTVYHIVLR, encoded by the coding sequence ATGAGACTAAAAACAAAAATAAGAAAGAAATGGTTGAGTGTACTATGTACAGTTGTTTTTTTATTGAACATTTTGTTTATAGCAAATGTAACGATTTTACCCAAAGTTGGTGCGGCTACATCTAATGATGGAGTAGTGAAGATAGATACGAGTACGTTAATAGGAACCAATCACGCACATTGCTGGTACAGAGATAGACTTGATACGGCATTGCGTGGAATTAGGTCATGGGGTATGAACTCTGTGAGGGTAGTGCTGAGTAATGGTTACCGATGGACGAAGATACCAGCAAGTGAAGTGGCAAATATTATATCATTGTCAAGAAGTCTTGGTTTCAAAGCTATTATATTAGAAGTGCACGACACAACAGGATATGGAGAAGATGGGGCAGCATGTTCATTGGCACAAGCAGTGGAATATTGGAAGGAGATAAAGAGCGTATTAGACGGTAACGAAGATTTTGTAATTATAAACATTGGTAATGAGCCGTATGGGAACAATAACTATCAAAACTGGGTTAATGACACGAAGAACGCTATAAAAGCACTTAGAGATGCAGGATTCAAGCACACGATAATGGTGGATGCGCCGAACTGGGGTCAGGATTGGTCTAATACTATGAGAGATAATGCCCAGAGCATAATGGAAGCAGATCCGCTGCGCAATTTGGTATTTTCGATTCATATGTATGGCGTATACAATACAGCAAGCAAGGTCGAAGAGTACATCAAATCATTTGTTGATAAGGGGTTACCATTGGTTATTGGAGAATTTGGACATCAGCACACAGATGGTGACCCTGATGAAGAAGCTATTGTCAGGTATGCAAAACAGTACAAGATAGGATTATTTAGTTGGTCGTGGTGTGGAAATTCGAGCTATGTTGGGTATTTGGACATGGTAAACAACTGGGACCCCAATAATCCAACTCCATGGGGACAATGGTATAAAACTAATGCAATTGGTACATCTTCTACACCAACACCTACGTCGACAGTAACGCCAACGCCCACCCCCACGCCAACACCAACACCGACAGTAACAGCGACACCAACACCAACACCTACACCTGTTAGCACACCTGCGACAAGTGGGCAGATAAAGGTACTGTATGCTAACAAGGAGACAAACAGCACTACAAACACGATAAGGCCGTGGTTGAAGGTAGTGAATAGTGGTAGCAGTAGCATAGATTTGAGCAGGGTAACGATAAGGTACTGGTACACGGTAGATGGTGAGAGGGCACAGAGTGCGATATCAGACTGGGCACAGATAGGAGCAAGCAATGTAACATTCAAGTTTGTGAAGCTGAGCAGTAGTGTAAGTGGAGCGGACTATTACTTGGAGATAGGATTTAAGAGTGGAGCAGGGCAGTTACAGCCTGGGAAGGATACAGGAGAGATACAGATGAGGTTTAACAAGGATGACTGGAGCAATTACAATCAGGGGAATGACTGGTCATGGATACAGAGCATGACGAGTTATGGAGAGAATGAGAAGGTAACAGCGTATATAGATGGTGTGCTGGTATGGGGACAGGAGCCGAGTGGAGCGACACCTGCGCCAGCCCCGACAGCGACGCCGACACCTACACCAACAGTAACACCGACGCCGACAGTGACACCTACGCCGACAGTAACAGCAACCCCGACTCCAACACCGACCCCGACGCCAACACCTGTTAGCACACCTGCGACAGGTGGGCAGATAAAGGTACTGTATGCTAACAAGGAGACAAACAGCACGACAAACACGATAAGGCCATGGTTGAAGGTAGTGAACAGTGGTAGCAGTAGCATAGATTTGAGCAGGGTAACGATAAGGTACTGGTACACGGTAGATGGTGAGAGGGCACAGAGTGCGATATCAGACTGGGCACAGATAGGAGCAAGCAATGTAACATTCAAGTTTGTGAAGCTGAGCAGTAGTGTAAGTGGAGCGGACTATTACTTGGAGATAGGATTTAAGAGTGGAGCAGGGCAGTTGCAGCCTGGGAAGGACACAGGAGAGATACAGATAAGATTTAATAAGAGTGACTGGAGCAATTACAATCAGGGGAATGACTGGTCATGGATACAGAGCATGACGAGTTATGGAGAGAATGAGAAGGTAACGGCGTATATAGATGGTGTGCTGGTATGGGGACAGGAGCCGAGTGGAACAACACCTGCGCCGACGTCAACACCGACAGTAACGGTAACACCAACACCGACACCCACACCAACACCTACACCTACACCAACAGTAACACCGACACCGACAGTGACACCTACGCCGACAGTAACAGCAACGCCAACCCCGACACCGACACCTATACCAACAGTAACACCATTACCGACAATATCGCCATCTCCATCTGTTGTTGAAATTACAATAAATACAAATGCAGGAAGAACGCAAATTAGCCCGTATATATATGGTGCAAACCAAGATATTGAAGGGGTTGTGCACTCAGCAAGAAGATTAGGTGGAAATAGACTAACAGGATATAATTGGGAAAACAATTTCTCAAATGCAGGGAACGATTGGTATCATTCAAGTGATGACTATTTGTGCTGGAGTATGGGGATTTCTGGTGAAGATGCAAAGGTTCCAGCGGCAGTGGTATCTAAATTTCATGAGTATTCCCTTAAAAATAATGCTTATTCTGCTGTAACTTTGCAAATGGCAGGATATGTGTCAAAAGATAATTATGGCACAGTTAGTGAAAATGAAACAGCACCATCTAATAGGTGGGCAGAGGTGAAATTTAAGAAAGATGCTCCTCTATCTTTGAATCCAGACTTGAATGATAACTTTGTTTATATGGATGAGTTCATAAATTATTTGATAAACAAATACGGAATGGCTTCTTCACCTACCGGGATAAAAGGATATATACTTGATAATGAGCCTGATTTGTGGGCATCAACACATCCACGTATACATCCTAATAAAGTCACATGCAAAGAGTTGATTGAAAAATCTGTTGAACTGGCAAAAGTTATAAAAACCCTTGATCCTTCAGCTGAAGTTTTTGGATATGCATCATACGGGTTTATGGGTTATTATAGTCTTCAAGATGCACCTGATTGGAATCAAGTTAAAGGTGAACACAGATGGTTTATTAGCTGGTATCTTGAACAGATGAAAAAGGCATCAGACAGTTTTGGTAAAAGACTATTAGATGTGCTTGATCTACACTGGTATCCCGAGGCAAGGGGTGGAAATATTCGCGTATGCTTTGATGGTGAAAATGACACATCAAAAGAAGTTGTTATAGCTAGGATGCAGGCTCCGAGAACACTATGGGATCCGACCTATAAAACATCAGTGAAAGGACAAATTACAGCTGGTGAGAACAGCTGGATAAACCAGTGGTTTTCAGATTATTTGCCTATAATTCCAAACGTAAAAGCGGACATAGAGAAATATTATCCTGGTACAAAACTTGCTATTAGCGAATTCGACTATGGCGGTCGAAATCATATTTCAGGTGGTATTGCATTAGCTGATGTTCTTGGTATATTTGGTAAATATGGAGTGAACTTTGCGGCAAGATGGGGCGATTCTGGTAGTTATGCAGCAGCTGCATATAACATTTATCTTAATTATGATGGAAAAGGCTCAAAATATGGCAATACAAATGTAAGTGCAAATACGAGTGATGTTGAAAATATGCCAGTTTATGCCTCAATAAATGGACAGGATGATTCTGAACTTCATATTATACTAATAAACAGAAACTATGATCAAAAATTACAAGTCAAAATAAACATAACAAGCACGACGAAATATACAAAAGCGGAAATATATGGATTTGACAGTAACAGCCCAGATATAAGAAAAATGGGAAATATAGATAATATTGAGAGCAATGTATTTACACTTGAGGTTCCAAATTTAACGGTGTATCACATAGTATTACGTTAG